One Fundulus heteroclitus isolate FHET01 chromosome 1, MU-UCD_Fhet_4.1, whole genome shotgun sequence genomic window carries:
- the slc26a10 gene encoding solute carrier family 26 member 10 isoform X3, with the protein MSASVAVYRNIYTEDRFKQAYGSDDTASGSLRLRQKLAGKCRCSRRACLHLLRERVPLFSWLPRYRLRKWILGDAIAGLTVGILHIPQGMAFALLTSVAPIFGLYTSFFPVVLYMVFGTGRHVSTGTFAVVSLMTGSVVEQLVPTPLAFNSSSSEAADFEVQRIGVASAVALLSGIIMLCMFGLQLGFLSTYLSEPIVKAFTSAAAFHVTVSQLQSMLGLRLPRHTGTFSLFKTLALVLENLPHTNMAELLISVVCLAVLVPVKEVNTRYRHRLRTPIPVEILMVIIATCVAYFSSLDSNYNIEIVGHIPAGFPKPQLPAFHTFPAIAGDTIAITFVGYAVSVSLAMIYADKHGYSIHPNQELLAHGISNTVSSFFTCFPSSATLATTNILESAGGHTQLSGLFTSLVVLIVLLLVGPLFYSLPKAVLACINVTSLRQMFLQFRDLPELWRISKLDFMVWVVTWLSVVVLNVDLGLAIGVVFSMMTVICRTQRADCSVLGRASNTEIYRPLENHSKCYEVPGVRILTYNGPIYYGNRSFFREKMSRVLGLTPEKIRSREKARKALEKQEREASERGIANTSFSSVNDFFESAETSEKDVQAVLIDCSRVIFVDVAGARLFTQMCTECQKIGIQVYLANCNESVLKILTSSGLMSHMNPQHIFVTVHDAVMYIQQRREKPPENTPTVWV; encoded by the exons ATGAGCGCGTCTGTAGCCGTATACAGGAACATTTACACGGAGGACCGCTTCAAGCAGGCCTACGGCTCCGATGACACCGCGAGTGGAAGCCTGCGGCTGCGGCAGAAGCTGGCCGGGAAGTGCAGGTGTTCCCGGCGAGCCTGCCTTCACCTGCTCAGGGAGAGAGTGCCGCTTTTCAGCTGGTTGCCGAGATACAGACTGAGGAAATGGATTTTAGGAGACGCCATAGCTGGACTGACTGTGGGTATTCTTCATATCCCGCAAG GTATGGCCTTTGCTCTGCTAACATCGGTGGCTCCAATTTTTGGTCTCTACACCTCCTTCTTCCCAGTAGTCCTTTATATGGTTTTTGGCACTGGTCGCCATGTGTCCACAG GGACCTTTGCTGTAGTGAGCCTGATGACCGGTTCTGTTGTGGAGCAGCTGGTTCCAACACCTCTGGCCTTCAACTCCAGCTCGTCTGAAGCAGCCGACTTTGAGGTCCAGCGGATTGGAGTGGCTTCAGCTGTAGCACTTCTATCAGGGATCATCATG CTCTGCATGTTCGGTCTCCAGCTTGGCTTCCTCTCCACCTACCTATCAGAGCCGATTGTTAAGGCTTTCACCAGTGCCGCTGCCTTCCACGTCACCGTCTCACAGCTGCAAAGCATGCTGGGCCTGAGACTCCCTCGCCACACCGGGACGTTCTCTCTCTTCAAG ACTTTAGCGTTAGTGTTGGAGAACTTGCCTCACACCAACATGGCCGAGCTGCTCATCTCTGTGGTGTGCCTGGCTGTACTGGTCCCCGTTAAGGAGGTCAACACGCGTTACCGGCACCGCCTGCGCACACCAATCCCCGTGGAGATCCTCATG GTGATCATTGCTACATGCGTGGCCTATTTCTCTTCGTTAGATTCCAATTACAACATTGAGATAGTTGGCCATATCCCCGCTGg tttcCCGAAACCACAGTTGCCGGCTTTCCACACTTTCCCTGCCATTGCTGGAGACACGATTGCCATAACGTTTGTTGGATATGCCGTGTCTGTCTCACTGGCGATGATTTATGCTGACAAACATGGATATTCTATACACCCAAACCAG gAACTGCTAGCTCATGGGATCTCCAACACGGTTTCCTCCTTTTTCACCTGTTTCCCCAGCTCAGCCACTCTGGCCACCACCAACATACTGGAGAGTGCTGGAGGACATACACAG CTCTCGGGTCTCTTCACCAGTCTGGTTGTCTTGATTGTCCTGCTGCTGGTTGGACCCCTGTTCTACTCCCTACCCAAG GCAGTGCTGGCATGCATCAATGTTACCAGCCTCAGGCAGATGTTCTTGCAGTTCCGGGACTTACCCGAGCTTTGGAGAATCAGCAAGCTTGACTTT ATGGTTTGGGTTGTAACCTGGCTTTCCGTGGTGGTACTGAATGTGGACCTTGGTCTGGCCATCGGAGTGGTTTTCTCTATGATGACTGTGATCTGTCGAACACAAAG GGCCGATTGCTCAGTTCTTGGGCGAGCGAGCAACACAGAAATATACAGACCCCTGGAGAACCACAGCAAG TGCTACGAAGTGCCTGGAGTGAGGATCCTGACGTACAACGGGCCCATTTACTACGGAAATCGCAGCTTTTTTAGGGAGAAAATGAGCAGAGTGTTGGGTCTAACGCCAGAAAAGATCCGCAGTCGGGAAAAGGCCAGGAAAGCCTTggagaagcaggagagagaggCCTCT GAAAGAGGCATTGCAAACACGTCATTTTCCTCGGTAAATGACTTCTTTGAATCAG CAGAAACATCAGAAAAGGACGTCCAGGCCGTGCTGATAGACTGTAGCAGAGTCATATTTGTCGATGTTGCCGGAGCGAGACTCTTCACACAG ATGTGCACCGAGTGCCAGAAAATTGGAATCCAAGTGTATCTAGCAAATTGCAATG AGAGTGTCTTAAAGATTCTGACGTCAAGTGGCTTGATGAGCCACATGAATCCTCAGCATATTTTCGTCACCGTTCATGACGCTGTAATGTACATTCAGCAGCGgagg gaaaaacctccagaaaacACCCCGACAGTCTGGGTATGA
- the slc26a10 gene encoding solute carrier family 26 member 10 isoform X4, translating to MSASVAVYRNIYTEDRFKQAYGSDDTASGSLRLRQKLAGKCRCSRRACLHLLRERVPLFSWLPRYRLRKWILGDAIAGLTVGILHIPQGMAFALLTSVAPIFGLYTSFFPVVLYMVFGTGRHVSTGTFAVVSLMTGSVVEQLVPTPLAFNSSSSEAADFEVQRIGVASAVALLSGIIMLCMFGLQLGFLSTYLSEPIVKAFTSAAAFHVTVSQLQSMLGLRLPRHTGTFSLFKTLALVLENLPHTNMAELLISVVCLAVLVPVKEVNTRYRHRLRTPIPVEILMVIIATCVAYFSSLDSNYNIEIVGHIPAGFPKPQLPAFHTFPAIAGDTIAITFVGYAVSVSLAMIYADKHGYSIHPNQELLAHGISNTVSSFFTCFPSSATLATTNILESAGGHTQLSGLFTSLVVLIVLLLVGPLFYSLPKAVLACINVTSLRQMFLQFRDLPELWRISKLDFMVWVVTWLSVVVLNVDLGLAIGVVFSMMTVICRTQRADCSVLGRASNTEIYRPLENHSKCYEVPGVRILTYNGPIYYGNRSFFREKMSRVLGLTPEKIRSREKARKALEKQEREASERGIANTSFSSVNDFFESETSEKDVQAVLIDCSRVIFVDVAGARLFTQMCTECQKIGIQVYLANCNESVLKILTSSGLMSHMNPQHIFVTVHDAVMYIQQRREKPPENTPTVWV from the exons ATGAGCGCGTCTGTAGCCGTATACAGGAACATTTACACGGAGGACCGCTTCAAGCAGGCCTACGGCTCCGATGACACCGCGAGTGGAAGCCTGCGGCTGCGGCAGAAGCTGGCCGGGAAGTGCAGGTGTTCCCGGCGAGCCTGCCTTCACCTGCTCAGGGAGAGAGTGCCGCTTTTCAGCTGGTTGCCGAGATACAGACTGAGGAAATGGATTTTAGGAGACGCCATAGCTGGACTGACTGTGGGTATTCTTCATATCCCGCAAG GTATGGCCTTTGCTCTGCTAACATCGGTGGCTCCAATTTTTGGTCTCTACACCTCCTTCTTCCCAGTAGTCCTTTATATGGTTTTTGGCACTGGTCGCCATGTGTCCACAG GGACCTTTGCTGTAGTGAGCCTGATGACCGGTTCTGTTGTGGAGCAGCTGGTTCCAACACCTCTGGCCTTCAACTCCAGCTCGTCTGAAGCAGCCGACTTTGAGGTCCAGCGGATTGGAGTGGCTTCAGCTGTAGCACTTCTATCAGGGATCATCATG CTCTGCATGTTCGGTCTCCAGCTTGGCTTCCTCTCCACCTACCTATCAGAGCCGATTGTTAAGGCTTTCACCAGTGCCGCTGCCTTCCACGTCACCGTCTCACAGCTGCAAAGCATGCTGGGCCTGAGACTCCCTCGCCACACCGGGACGTTCTCTCTCTTCAAG ACTTTAGCGTTAGTGTTGGAGAACTTGCCTCACACCAACATGGCCGAGCTGCTCATCTCTGTGGTGTGCCTGGCTGTACTGGTCCCCGTTAAGGAGGTCAACACGCGTTACCGGCACCGCCTGCGCACACCAATCCCCGTGGAGATCCTCATG GTGATCATTGCTACATGCGTGGCCTATTTCTCTTCGTTAGATTCCAATTACAACATTGAGATAGTTGGCCATATCCCCGCTGg tttcCCGAAACCACAGTTGCCGGCTTTCCACACTTTCCCTGCCATTGCTGGAGACACGATTGCCATAACGTTTGTTGGATATGCCGTGTCTGTCTCACTGGCGATGATTTATGCTGACAAACATGGATATTCTATACACCCAAACCAG gAACTGCTAGCTCATGGGATCTCCAACACGGTTTCCTCCTTTTTCACCTGTTTCCCCAGCTCAGCCACTCTGGCCACCACCAACATACTGGAGAGTGCTGGAGGACATACACAG CTCTCGGGTCTCTTCACCAGTCTGGTTGTCTTGATTGTCCTGCTGCTGGTTGGACCCCTGTTCTACTCCCTACCCAAG GCAGTGCTGGCATGCATCAATGTTACCAGCCTCAGGCAGATGTTCTTGCAGTTCCGGGACTTACCCGAGCTTTGGAGAATCAGCAAGCTTGACTTT ATGGTTTGGGTTGTAACCTGGCTTTCCGTGGTGGTACTGAATGTGGACCTTGGTCTGGCCATCGGAGTGGTTTTCTCTATGATGACTGTGATCTGTCGAACACAAAG GGCCGATTGCTCAGTTCTTGGGCGAGCGAGCAACACAGAAATATACAGACCCCTGGAGAACCACAGCAAG TGCTACGAAGTGCCTGGAGTGAGGATCCTGACGTACAACGGGCCCATTTACTACGGAAATCGCAGCTTTTTTAGGGAGAAAATGAGCAGAGTGTTGGGTCTAACGCCAGAAAAGATCCGCAGTCGGGAAAAGGCCAGGAAAGCCTTggagaagcaggagagagaggCCTCT GAAAGAGGCATTGCAAACACGTCATTTTCCTCGGTAAATGACTTCTTTGAATCAG AAACATCAGAAAAGGACGTCCAGGCCGTGCTGATAGACTGTAGCAGAGTCATATTTGTCGATGTTGCCGGAGCGAGACTCTTCACACAG ATGTGCACCGAGTGCCAGAAAATTGGAATCCAAGTGTATCTAGCAAATTGCAATG AGAGTGTCTTAAAGATTCTGACGTCAAGTGGCTTGATGAGCCACATGAATCCTCAGCATATTTTCGTCACCGTTCATGACGCTGTAATGTACATTCAGCAGCGgagg gaaaaacctccagaaaacACCCCGACAGTCTGGGTATGA
- the slc26a10 gene encoding solute carrier family 26 member 10 isoform X1 — MSASVAVYRNIYTEDRFKQAYGSDDTASGSLRLRQKLAGKCRCSRRACLHLLRERVPLFSWLPRYRLRKWILGDAIAGLTVGILHIPQGMAFALLTSVAPIFGLYTSFFPVVLYMVFGTGRHVSTGTFAVVSLMTGSVVEQLVPTPLAFNSSSSEAADFEVQRIGVASAVALLSGIIMLCMFGLQLGFLSTYLSEPIVKAFTSAAAFHVTVSQLQSMLGLRLPRHTGTFSLFKTLALVLENLPHTNMAELLISVVCLAVLVPVKEVNTRYRHRLRTPIPVEILMVIIATCVAYFSSLDSNYNIEIVGHIPAGFPKPQLPAFHTFPAIAGDTIAITFVGYAVSVSLAMIYADKHGYSIHPNQELLAHGISNTVSSFFTCFPSSATLATTNILESAGGHTQLSGLFTSLVVLIVLLLVGPLFYSLPKAVLACINVTSLRQMFLQFRDLPELWRISKLDFMVWVVTWLSVVVLNVDLGLAIGVVFSMMTVICRTQRADCSVLGRASNTEIYRPLENHSKCYEVPGVRILTYNGPIYYGNRSFFREKMSRVLGLTPEKIRSREKARKALEKQEREASVSTVERGIANTSFSSVNDFFESAETSEKDVQAVLIDCSRVIFVDVAGARLFTQMCTECQKIGIQVYLANCNESVLKILTSSGLMSHMNPQHIFVTVHDAVMYIQQRREKPPENTPTVWV; from the exons ATGAGCGCGTCTGTAGCCGTATACAGGAACATTTACACGGAGGACCGCTTCAAGCAGGCCTACGGCTCCGATGACACCGCGAGTGGAAGCCTGCGGCTGCGGCAGAAGCTGGCCGGGAAGTGCAGGTGTTCCCGGCGAGCCTGCCTTCACCTGCTCAGGGAGAGAGTGCCGCTTTTCAGCTGGTTGCCGAGATACAGACTGAGGAAATGGATTTTAGGAGACGCCATAGCTGGACTGACTGTGGGTATTCTTCATATCCCGCAAG GTATGGCCTTTGCTCTGCTAACATCGGTGGCTCCAATTTTTGGTCTCTACACCTCCTTCTTCCCAGTAGTCCTTTATATGGTTTTTGGCACTGGTCGCCATGTGTCCACAG GGACCTTTGCTGTAGTGAGCCTGATGACCGGTTCTGTTGTGGAGCAGCTGGTTCCAACACCTCTGGCCTTCAACTCCAGCTCGTCTGAAGCAGCCGACTTTGAGGTCCAGCGGATTGGAGTGGCTTCAGCTGTAGCACTTCTATCAGGGATCATCATG CTCTGCATGTTCGGTCTCCAGCTTGGCTTCCTCTCCACCTACCTATCAGAGCCGATTGTTAAGGCTTTCACCAGTGCCGCTGCCTTCCACGTCACCGTCTCACAGCTGCAAAGCATGCTGGGCCTGAGACTCCCTCGCCACACCGGGACGTTCTCTCTCTTCAAG ACTTTAGCGTTAGTGTTGGAGAACTTGCCTCACACCAACATGGCCGAGCTGCTCATCTCTGTGGTGTGCCTGGCTGTACTGGTCCCCGTTAAGGAGGTCAACACGCGTTACCGGCACCGCCTGCGCACACCAATCCCCGTGGAGATCCTCATG GTGATCATTGCTACATGCGTGGCCTATTTCTCTTCGTTAGATTCCAATTACAACATTGAGATAGTTGGCCATATCCCCGCTGg tttcCCGAAACCACAGTTGCCGGCTTTCCACACTTTCCCTGCCATTGCTGGAGACACGATTGCCATAACGTTTGTTGGATATGCCGTGTCTGTCTCACTGGCGATGATTTATGCTGACAAACATGGATATTCTATACACCCAAACCAG gAACTGCTAGCTCATGGGATCTCCAACACGGTTTCCTCCTTTTTCACCTGTTTCCCCAGCTCAGCCACTCTGGCCACCACCAACATACTGGAGAGTGCTGGAGGACATACACAG CTCTCGGGTCTCTTCACCAGTCTGGTTGTCTTGATTGTCCTGCTGCTGGTTGGACCCCTGTTCTACTCCCTACCCAAG GCAGTGCTGGCATGCATCAATGTTACCAGCCTCAGGCAGATGTTCTTGCAGTTCCGGGACTTACCCGAGCTTTGGAGAATCAGCAAGCTTGACTTT ATGGTTTGGGTTGTAACCTGGCTTTCCGTGGTGGTACTGAATGTGGACCTTGGTCTGGCCATCGGAGTGGTTTTCTCTATGATGACTGTGATCTGTCGAACACAAAG GGCCGATTGCTCAGTTCTTGGGCGAGCGAGCAACACAGAAATATACAGACCCCTGGAGAACCACAGCAAG TGCTACGAAGTGCCTGGAGTGAGGATCCTGACGTACAACGGGCCCATTTACTACGGAAATCGCAGCTTTTTTAGGGAGAAAATGAGCAGAGTGTTGGGTCTAACGCCAGAAAAGATCCGCAGTCGGGAAAAGGCCAGGAAAGCCTTggagaagcaggagagagaggCCTCTGTGAGCACTGTG GAAAGAGGCATTGCAAACACGTCATTTTCCTCGGTAAATGACTTCTTTGAATCAG CAGAAACATCAGAAAAGGACGTCCAGGCCGTGCTGATAGACTGTAGCAGAGTCATATTTGTCGATGTTGCCGGAGCGAGACTCTTCACACAG ATGTGCACCGAGTGCCAGAAAATTGGAATCCAAGTGTATCTAGCAAATTGCAATG AGAGTGTCTTAAAGATTCTGACGTCAAGTGGCTTGATGAGCCACATGAATCCTCAGCATATTTTCGTCACCGTTCATGACGCTGTAATGTACATTCAGCAGCGgagg gaaaaacctccagaaaacACCCCGACAGTCTGGGTATGA
- the slc26a10 gene encoding solute carrier family 26 member 10 isoform X2 encodes MSASVAVYRNIYTEDRFKQAYGSDDTASGSLRLRQKLAGKCRCSRRACLHLLRERVPLFSWLPRYRLRKWILGDAIAGLTVGILHIPQGMAFALLTSVAPIFGLYTSFFPVVLYMVFGTGRHVSTGTFAVVSLMTGSVVEQLVPTPLAFNSSSSEAADFEVQRIGVASAVALLSGIIMLCMFGLQLGFLSTYLSEPIVKAFTSAAAFHVTVSQLQSMLGLRLPRHTGTFSLFKTLALVLENLPHTNMAELLISVVCLAVLVPVKEVNTRYRHRLRTPIPVEILMVIIATCVAYFSSLDSNYNIEIVGHIPAGFPKPQLPAFHTFPAIAGDTIAITFVGYAVSVSLAMIYADKHGYSIHPNQELLAHGISNTVSSFFTCFPSSATLATTNILESAGGHTQLSGLFTSLVVLIVLLLVGPLFYSLPKAVLACINVTSLRQMFLQFRDLPELWRISKLDFMVWVVTWLSVVVLNVDLGLAIGVVFSMMTVICRTQRADCSVLGRASNTEIYRPLENHSKCYEVPGVRILTYNGPIYYGNRSFFREKMSRVLGLTPEKIRSREKARKALEKQEREASVSTVERGIANTSFSSVNDFFESETSEKDVQAVLIDCSRVIFVDVAGARLFTQMCTECQKIGIQVYLANCNESVLKILTSSGLMSHMNPQHIFVTVHDAVMYIQQRREKPPENTPTVWV; translated from the exons ATGAGCGCGTCTGTAGCCGTATACAGGAACATTTACACGGAGGACCGCTTCAAGCAGGCCTACGGCTCCGATGACACCGCGAGTGGAAGCCTGCGGCTGCGGCAGAAGCTGGCCGGGAAGTGCAGGTGTTCCCGGCGAGCCTGCCTTCACCTGCTCAGGGAGAGAGTGCCGCTTTTCAGCTGGTTGCCGAGATACAGACTGAGGAAATGGATTTTAGGAGACGCCATAGCTGGACTGACTGTGGGTATTCTTCATATCCCGCAAG GTATGGCCTTTGCTCTGCTAACATCGGTGGCTCCAATTTTTGGTCTCTACACCTCCTTCTTCCCAGTAGTCCTTTATATGGTTTTTGGCACTGGTCGCCATGTGTCCACAG GGACCTTTGCTGTAGTGAGCCTGATGACCGGTTCTGTTGTGGAGCAGCTGGTTCCAACACCTCTGGCCTTCAACTCCAGCTCGTCTGAAGCAGCCGACTTTGAGGTCCAGCGGATTGGAGTGGCTTCAGCTGTAGCACTTCTATCAGGGATCATCATG CTCTGCATGTTCGGTCTCCAGCTTGGCTTCCTCTCCACCTACCTATCAGAGCCGATTGTTAAGGCTTTCACCAGTGCCGCTGCCTTCCACGTCACCGTCTCACAGCTGCAAAGCATGCTGGGCCTGAGACTCCCTCGCCACACCGGGACGTTCTCTCTCTTCAAG ACTTTAGCGTTAGTGTTGGAGAACTTGCCTCACACCAACATGGCCGAGCTGCTCATCTCTGTGGTGTGCCTGGCTGTACTGGTCCCCGTTAAGGAGGTCAACACGCGTTACCGGCACCGCCTGCGCACACCAATCCCCGTGGAGATCCTCATG GTGATCATTGCTACATGCGTGGCCTATTTCTCTTCGTTAGATTCCAATTACAACATTGAGATAGTTGGCCATATCCCCGCTGg tttcCCGAAACCACAGTTGCCGGCTTTCCACACTTTCCCTGCCATTGCTGGAGACACGATTGCCATAACGTTTGTTGGATATGCCGTGTCTGTCTCACTGGCGATGATTTATGCTGACAAACATGGATATTCTATACACCCAAACCAG gAACTGCTAGCTCATGGGATCTCCAACACGGTTTCCTCCTTTTTCACCTGTTTCCCCAGCTCAGCCACTCTGGCCACCACCAACATACTGGAGAGTGCTGGAGGACATACACAG CTCTCGGGTCTCTTCACCAGTCTGGTTGTCTTGATTGTCCTGCTGCTGGTTGGACCCCTGTTCTACTCCCTACCCAAG GCAGTGCTGGCATGCATCAATGTTACCAGCCTCAGGCAGATGTTCTTGCAGTTCCGGGACTTACCCGAGCTTTGGAGAATCAGCAAGCTTGACTTT ATGGTTTGGGTTGTAACCTGGCTTTCCGTGGTGGTACTGAATGTGGACCTTGGTCTGGCCATCGGAGTGGTTTTCTCTATGATGACTGTGATCTGTCGAACACAAAG GGCCGATTGCTCAGTTCTTGGGCGAGCGAGCAACACAGAAATATACAGACCCCTGGAGAACCACAGCAAG TGCTACGAAGTGCCTGGAGTGAGGATCCTGACGTACAACGGGCCCATTTACTACGGAAATCGCAGCTTTTTTAGGGAGAAAATGAGCAGAGTGTTGGGTCTAACGCCAGAAAAGATCCGCAGTCGGGAAAAGGCCAGGAAAGCCTTggagaagcaggagagagaggCCTCTGTGAGCACTGTG GAAAGAGGCATTGCAAACACGTCATTTTCCTCGGTAAATGACTTCTTTGAATCAG AAACATCAGAAAAGGACGTCCAGGCCGTGCTGATAGACTGTAGCAGAGTCATATTTGTCGATGTTGCCGGAGCGAGACTCTTCACACAG ATGTGCACCGAGTGCCAGAAAATTGGAATCCAAGTGTATCTAGCAAATTGCAATG AGAGTGTCTTAAAGATTCTGACGTCAAGTGGCTTGATGAGCCACATGAATCCTCAGCATATTTTCGTCACCGTTCATGACGCTGTAATGTACATTCAGCAGCGgagg gaaaaacctccagaaaacACCCCGACAGTCTGGGTATGA